The Patescibacteria group bacterium genome includes a window with the following:
- the recR gene encoding recombination protein RecR, whose product MKLPKVINSLIESFEKLPGIGPKTAQRLSFYLLNVPQSQLDYFADAISNLKKKTIFCSVCKNITESDPCYICSDKSRDNTVIMVVEQPLDLLAFEKIGKFKGVYHVLHGRISPLENIGPDEIFVSDLLKRVKSGNVKEVIIATNPTMEGEATAMYLAKEIKKIRGDNIKITRLGMGIPTGADLEYADDLTLMQALEGRKDI is encoded by the coding sequence ATGAAATTGCCCAAAGTAATTAACAGTTTGATTGAGTCTTTTGAAAAACTACCAGGAATTGGGCCGAAAACTGCCCAAAGACTTTCTTTTTATCTGTTAAATGTTCCACAAAGTCAGCTTGACTATTTTGCTGATGCTATTTCTAATTTGAAGAAAAAAACAATATTTTGCTCTGTATGCAAAAATATTACAGAATCAGACCCTTGTTATATTTGTTCTGATAAGTCTAGAGACAATACTGTAATTATGGTGGTTGAACAACCTCTTGATTTGTTAGCTTTTGAGAAAATCGGCAAGTTTAAAGGTGTTTACCATGTTCTTCACGGTCGTATTAGTCCACTTGAAAATATAGGTCCTGATGAGATCTTTGTTTCGGATTTGTTGAAAAGAGTTAAGAGTGGTAATGTTAAAGAGGTGATTATAGCCACTAATCCGACTATGGAAGGTGAGGCTACAGCAATGTATTTGGCTAAGGAGATTAAAAAAATAAGAGGTGATAATATTAAAATAACTCGATTGGGTATGGGAATACCAACAGGAGCTGATCTTGAATATGCTGATGATTTGACTTTGATGCAAGCATTGGAAGGAAGAAAAGACATATAG
- a CDS encoding DNA polymerase III, subunit gamma and tau, which translates to MTLYLKYRPQKISDLDLVEVRETLEKMIKGGSIPHALLFAGPKGTGKTSAARIIAKVLNCEKNAQKLGEPCNKCEQCTSIMAGNNVDVIEIDAASHRGIDDIRALRESIKLSPARARSKVYIIDEAHMLTLEASNALLKTLEEPPSHVYFILATTDPEKLIPTIRSRTTIVNFKKASEKELVDSLAKKAKSENLKFEKEALKKITSFSDGSFRDAVKILEQLVNEDVELTQEKVSDYLDKLAYFDLNRFIEDMVKRDLDSLLFAIKRASQEGLDIDTLIDKVIIELRERLLYSLRDDSRDSLFKESEVIHLIELLIEAKRQLSFTADFENLPLELAVIKWCLESENGESQNKKQKDKENETLPSKIDSNEGRNDKVEADNLDPNEDKKSKNGDKLEKNDDSWEENISDEIWKKILVQVGQINTSMEALLRAVKPLGINGQTFNLGVFYKFHKERLEEARYREMLENVAGRVLNRPVKIVCSLTPPSFSNKTKNNEDVGQEVNNDLVDVAKSIFGS; encoded by the coding sequence ATGACTTTATATCTTAAGTATAGGCCTCAAAAGATTTCTGATCTTGATTTGGTTGAAGTAAGGGAAACTTTGGAGAAAATGATTAAAGGGGGGAGTATTCCTCATGCTCTTCTCTTTGCTGGGCCTAAGGGAACTGGTAAAACTTCGGCGGCAAGAATTATTGCCAAGGTGCTAAATTGCGAGAAAAATGCTCAAAAACTCGGTGAACCTTGCAATAAATGTGAACAGTGCACCTCAATTATGGCAGGCAATAATGTTGATGTAATTGAAATAGATGCAGCAAGCCATAGGGGGATAGATGATATAAGAGCTTTGCGAGAGTCAATAAAACTTTCACCTGCAAGAGCAAGAAGTAAAGTTTATATTATCGACGAGGCTCATATGTTGACTCTTGAAGCTTCTAATGCATTACTTAAGACTTTGGAAGAACCCCCAAGCCATGTCTATTTTATTTTGGCTACTACTGATCCTGAGAAGTTAATTCCAACGATAAGATCAAGAACAACAATTGTTAATTTCAAGAAAGCTTCAGAAAAAGAGTTAGTGGATTCTTTAGCCAAAAAAGCTAAATCTGAAAATTTAAAGTTTGAAAAAGAAGCTTTAAAAAAAATAACAAGCTTTTCTGATGGTTCCTTTCGTGACGCTGTCAAAATATTAGAGCAATTAGTAAATGAGGATGTTGAGCTAACTCAAGAAAAAGTAAGTGATTATCTTGATAAGTTGGCTTATTTTGATCTTAATAGGTTTATAGAGGATATGGTCAAGAGAGATTTGGATTCACTTCTGTTTGCGATCAAGAGGGCAAGCCAAGAAGGTCTTGATATAGATACCTTGATAGATAAGGTCATTATTGAACTAAGAGAAAGACTACTCTATTCCTTAAGGGACGATTCTAGAGATAGTTTATTTAAAGAAAGCGAAGTGATTCATTTGATTGAACTTCTTATTGAAGCAAAAAGACAATTGTCATTTACTGCCGATTTTGAAAACTTGCCTCTTGAATTGGCTGTTATTAAATGGTGTTTGGAATCAGAGAATGGGGAAAGCCAAAATAAAAAGCAGAAAGATAAAGAAAATGAAACTTTGCCTTCGAAGATTGATAGTAATGAGGGCAGAAATGACAAGGTAGAAGCTGATAATTTAGATCCAAACGAAGATAAAAAAAGTAAGAATGGCGACAAGTTGGAGAAAAATGATGACTCTTGGGAGGAAAATATTTCGGATGAGATTTGGAAAAAAATCTTGGTACAGGTAGGGCAAATCAACACATCAATGGAAGCCCTGCTTAGAGCTGTTAAGCCTCTGGGTATTAATGGTCAGACTTTTAATCTTGGGGTTTTCTACAAGTTTCATAAAGAAAGGCTTGAAGAAGCAAGATACCGAGAGATGTTGGAGAATGTGGCGGGAAGGGTTTTAAACAGGCCTGTTAAGATTGTTTGTTCCTTAACACCGCCCTCTTTTAGCAATAAGACAAAAAACAATGAGGATGTTGGCCAGGAAGTAAATAATGATTTAGTTGATGTTGCCAAAAGTATTTTTGGGAGTTAG
- the ybeY gene encoding endoribonuclease YbeY — protein sequence MIKVRVFKTSNYPVAAPPLKKKVKAFLLSKSINSDAEISIAFVSKPKMIDLAKKYLKESSLHNVLSFTENEVTPKFVYPPDSFLQLGEVVVCYPEVVEEAKRENVTIDEKVWELVEHGIMHLLGYHHKE from the coding sequence ATGATTAAGGTTAGAGTCTTTAAAACATCTAATTATCCAGTGGCAGCTCCACCTTTAAAAAAAAAGGTTAAAGCCTTTCTTTTGTCAAAGTCAATAAACTCTGATGCTGAAATATCTATTGCTTTTGTAAGTAAGCCCAAGATGATTGATTTAGCCAAAAAATATTTGAAGGAATCAAGTCTTCATAATGTTTTATCTTTTACTGAAAATGAGGTGACACCGAAATTTGTTTATCCTCCAGATTCTTTTCTTCAGTTGGGTGAGGTGGTAGTATGCTATCCGGAGGTAGTAGAAGAAGCAAAAAGAGAAAATGTAACTATTGACGAAAAAGTTTGGGAGTTGGTTGAACATGGAATAATGCATCTTTTGGGATATCATCATAAGGAATAA
- a CDS encoding aspartyl-tRNA amidotransferase subunit B, which produces MIRQTITQKIGEAMKAKDSLRLSTLKLLASALNYEFINKQHELTDDEEIAVVRREIKKRKDAIEAYLKVGQEERARTEEMEMAILKEFLPEEASEEEISKAVDEVISEFGKSPANFGRIMGSVMQKLAGKADGSLVSQLVKQKLS; this is translated from the coding sequence ATGATAAGACAAACCATTACTCAAAAAATTGGGGAGGCGATGAAGGCAAAAGACAGTTTAAGGCTTTCTACTCTTAAGCTTTTGGCTTCAGCCCTAAATTACGAGTTTATTAATAAACAGCATGAGTTAACCGATGATGAGGAAATAGCCGTTGTTAGAAGGGAAATCAAGAAAAGAAAGGATGCTATTGAGGCTTATTTGAAGGTTGGTCAAGAGGAAAGAGCGCGCACAGAAGAGATGGAAATGGCTATATTGAAAGAGTTTTTACCTGAGGAGGCAAGTGAAGAGGAGATTTCAAAGGCAGTTGATGAGGTTATTTCTGAATTTGGCAAATCGCCTGCAAATTTTGGCCGGATTATGGGTTCGGTTATGCAAAAGCTGGCTGGGAAAGCTGATGGGTCTTTGGTATCCCAATTGGTGAAGCAGAAGCTTTCTTGA
- a CDS encoding histidine triad nucleotide-binding protein, with protein sequence MNDCIFCKIVKGEVPSEKVWEDDEILAFKDIKPSAPVHILIIPKKHITNLASSTKEDKDVLGKIQIVAVEIADKLGIKDGFSLSTLSGEKAGQVVFHLHYHLKGGWE encoded by the coding sequence ATGAATGATTGTATATTTTGCAAAATAGTTAAAGGGGAAGTTCCTTCTGAAAAAGTTTGGGAAGACGATGAGATTTTGGCTTTTAAAGACATTAAGCCTTCAGCTCCTGTTCATATTTTGATAATTCCCAAAAAACATATTACAAATTTGGCCTCTTCAACTAAAGAAGATAAAGATGTTTTAGGTAAAATCCAAATTGTTGCTGTTGAAATTGCTGATAAACTTGGAATAAAAGATGGTTTTAGTTTGTCAACTTTAAGTGGAGAGAAAGCGGGTCAGGTTGTTTTTCATTTACACTACCATCTGAAAGGGGGCTGGGAATAA